GAAGACTGACAGAGGAGGTTGAGTGTAGTCACTATGTTTTGTAAAAAGTCCTATTTAAACTAGTCGATTGCGCTgtgttttttccttgtaTACTTGATAATAGAGATATTTATATGCTTGTTCGGAATACACATGCAGAAGTGATTAACTTCGTTATACTTTACTTAGAGGAAATAGGTAGAAGATAAAATACAATGAAAAGGGACTGGAGTGAATACTTCGTAGAGATAATACTGTCATTTCAGCTCATTAGAGagttgaaatattttttgccCTTTTGCACTCACGAAAGTCATCTCCCGTAGCTATTAGTTTTCGTTTAATGTCATTCAGAACGCCCCCCTTCATATCCTTTTCACCACCGTCTTTTTCTTCTAACATAAGTTCTTCTCTTACTGGGGTCGTGGGAGGTGTGTTGAAGCTTTCCGACTCTTTAGTTCTTTTGGTTTCTTCGGCTTTACTCTTTCTCAATTCGCTGGCCTCTCTTTTCAGCTGCCTTTGTCTTTCAACTTGTCTTTgtgctttgaaaaaatcagGGATTTCGTCTTCCAGGAAATCAACCCAGCTGTCGCAGTCTTCCCAGATTTGATAGTCGATAATGCCATGCCACGAAGAATCACCGATGCTAGTTTTGTTGACAAGTACCACAAGTCCGCCCTTTTCATGGACCTGTTTGCTGATCTGTTTTACAAGTTTTTTAACACCATCAACTTTCAAACTAGTACCCATGATAATAAAGAAGTCGGGCTTCCCCTTGCAGATATCAAAATTCAGGCCTTGAGATATTATTTCACCAGAAGGGTGGTTCTCACCGTACAGGACTATATTCGGCCTCAGAAGTCCAACCGTATCAACTACCCTTTTGCCCTGTTGCGACCTCTTCATATTGATTTCAGCACAATTTGGGCAAGAGGGAAGTTCTCCCCTGCGGAAAGACCTTGCATATGACCTACTCCATTGCACAATGTGAAAACATTTGGTACAGTTTAAAGTGTTCAGATCACCATGCAGTTGAACGACGTCAAAATTCTTCCAAGTGGCATTGAAGccctctttcttttcctgctctttttcttgtagcTGTTGATGTATATTGTGCAAGCTATTGGTCTCTAGCTCATTGAGGTAAGTCTTGGTTTGTCCCTTACTCGACAATTCGAGACCCAGGTTGTTCTCTAAACCATCAATATTTTGCGTATAGCAACGCAGCATTTTATTTCTGTTTTTTAAGTGTGCAATAAATCTGTGTGTCTTGGTTGGTCTCGCTGTCTGGACACTGCTGTACAGCTTTTCCATGAAAGTAGCCCAGACAGAGATCTTCATCTCGTCTCTAAACAGCGAAATATCAAACATCTCTTGGCCTGAACTAATGTTGATCTTCGGGTACTCCGATTTCACCTGCTTGTATAGCCCGTTTGCAGAACGAAAATCTGGGATACCGGCATTACACGAGATACCGGCGCCCGTCAGAACAATAATTCTCTTCGATCTGCTCAACGATTTATTAATATTCTGCAACAGCACATTATCCTCATCCAATTCTGAAATGTGAATCAGCTTTTCTGTAATAAAATCCTCCCTTTTCCTTCGCGGTTTAGCACCAACGACAGATTGGGCACGGACCAGTTTGCAGGGAATTCTACCATTTTCGACTGTAACCCTCCTGACTTGGTTTATCGTTAGATCCGTCTCGTCAAAGGACGAAGACCTTTGATCTCCTGTGAGGAGTTGTATAGACGTTGTCATGACTTTTTCCGTTTTATATGTTCCCTCCAAAGCTGTAAAAGGGATAGAATAGGCTCAATATTGACCTCACgttccaattttttttggtcttcCTTCCCACGAACTGCGTTAAAGGATAAATGCGTCCCCCTTTTGAGTATCTGTATTTAAGTAGTAGTCTTTGCTCAAGTTTCATACGACGTAATTTCCGTGTCTTcccactttttttcttcgttgtTTAATGCACTTTTACTTTTTTGGGTACTATATTATGTTCTTACCGTATTGGGTAAAAGAAGCCCTTCACTGTTTGTAGCAGTGGCACTTTTGACAGGTCCTCGTTGGGCCAGTTACTGTTGAGGGTAGCATGGGTTGTCGTAATCATTTCTTTACATGGAAAAGGTAAGATGAAGATATAAAAATATATAGATGAGATCAGGAAGtggaacaaaaaaacaaaaagaaagaacgaGGACAAAATGGACCTCACGAATAGTAAACTTACATTtagttgttgctgtttttgcTTTTCCATGTATATTCAATCATCAGAAATCATGCGTTTTGACTGTTCACGGCCAGCTCCATAATCAGTTTCGTGGTCAAATGTAAGAATGGGTAAGCAGAAAAGGTACTCATCTCGTCGTCGGAGATGGTGGAGTGTCTTGTTGCCTCACCGTAACTACTCTCCCAACCATCGAACTTAAAATCGACCAGATAGTTGTTCGTCTCGATTTGAAACAACTGGATAACCATTTTCATCAGATCAGGAATCTTTTCGTTGTTGGTTCTATTTTGTTCGACGTCGTACTTCCATCTGACTCTTATGGTCCACAAATCCTCTTCGGAAGGTTTGGCCCACTCGGCACCTagattcttcaaagcaATGTAAATCTCGCCCATGACATCCAACGGGTACGAATGAGATCGTATACCGAAATGCCATCTCGTTTTCGATTTCTTGTTTACCAAAGGCGATATCTTAGACGCAGCTGGGAACCCCTGTGCTAGCATGTTAGCTCTGTGGATTTGGGGCAGAGACGTAGGCAAAATGGAGATCGTGgagtcctcctctttcGACTGGTCCATGAAGGGAGCCTGGTGGTACGTTCTGTGTCTAGTCGTTGAGCTTGCGTGACGTTTCTTCTCATGACGGTCCTGTGGGGGTGCAGAACTAATTGGCGTCTCCTGCTGCAGTGCTTGCTGGCCGTCTGCGGTTTCAACGGCCGTGCCAGAAGCCTGCTTCTTTTGGTAAGATGGCGGAGCCTGCGCCAGGAAAGTGTCAAGTGCATCACCGTTGTTGGCAGACTCGTCATTGCCCTTGTTTAGGTTTTCCAAGAGCGATTTGTTTTCCTTCATCAGCATGTAGGCGTCTCTGATTTCATTCAAGTTTGAGTTATCCTCGTTCGACTCCAATGATTCGTAGATTTCCTCTTTATCATAGCCCATAGTTCTCGACAATGCATTGACTAGGTCGTCATCAATTTCCTCTGGCTGATTGTCCTCCATGGCGTCGTTGCCCTTACCCTCGAAATCATCGCCGTTTCCTCCCTTCAAGTAGTCTGGAATCAAATGATCGGGCAAGTCAACTTGGAACCACTCATCTTTGAATATCTCACTGATGCTGATTCTGTTCAATGGGTTGACAATCAGCATTTTCTTGATCAGATTGGCTGCACCGAGAGACAAGAATTTGGGTAGGATGTAGACACCGTTACTAatattcttgaacagcacGGGGATGCTTTCATCATCGAAGGGCAAACGACGGCAGAGCATGACGTAGAGAATAACACCACAAGACCAGACGTCCACTTCGGGCCCCGCGTACAGTTTCCCACTGATCACCTCCGGCGCAGCGTAGTTGGGGGACCCGCAGGACGTCTTCAGGAAATTACCATCTGTCATAATGTTGGAAAGCCCAAAATCGGCGATCTTAACGTTCAGGTCCTCATCTAGCAACAGGTTTTCGGGTTTCAAGTCTCTGTGAACGATCTTATGTCTGTGGCAGTATTCCACTGCACTGATGATTTGCTGGAAAAACCTCCTGGCCTCCTGTTCGCTCATTTTGTCTCGTTGGATAATGTAGTCGAACAGCTCATTGCTTGCAAACTCTATCACAATGATAATCTCATCCTTGGACTTGATGACATCGTACAGCTTGATGATATGTGGGTGTCTCAACAACCTCAAGTACGAAATCTCTCTCTCAATTCTACCTTGCATATCGCTCTTGGCTAAAACTTTCTTATTGATGATTTTCAGCGCGACTTTTTGGTTTGTCGTGATGTGGTACGCCAGTTTCACTTTACCGAAGGACCCCTCACCCAGAGTCTTGACGATCTGGTAGTTACCGATTCTGGAACCATCGGACAGTCTCGGACGCTGTCCACTAGAGGAGTGTGAACTCCCCCcactgtggtggtgatggtggtgatggtggtgatgATGTTTCGAAGAGGCGTCTGATTGGTTATCCAtgatatatttttctgATGGAATACGTCCTTTACTCCTAttcttccaatttctttgaCTCCCACTCTAGAGATAGTATCTTGGTAATTCGAGTCCAAAAATACAAAGTATGTGCTTAACGTAAGCTCAATCTTGTTTCGGTGAGCCTAAAACGAAACAAAAACGGGAGGGAGAGCTAGCAACCTAATCAACTGAACAACTCTCCTTTAGaacctcttctttctttctttctttcttctttttttgggggTCGAGAAACAAATATCGCTGGGCCCTCATCGTCAGATGTGATGTATGAACCGTGCCCTGTGATGATACCAAGCACCTGCCACCATCAACACTTCCAGACCGACCTCTACGTCAACGATACCTTATAAGACACAACACCATAACCGCTCATTTGATCTCGCGGGGGGGGTGATGCTGATCTACGTAGTGGGTCGAGAATTTTTTACATTAGATTTCCGCAGTCGGGCGAGGGACGATGGTAGACTGAATCGCACTCAACAAAGGTAAAATCAGTTCAAAGGTTTAACACCCACCACTCACACCCTTCTCCTCACTGCTTTGCACTGCACTACGCACGGCTGTGTAGATCTTATAAAACGTTCAAGGGAAACGAGGTATCAGCCTCCTCAGAAACGTCAAAATTGCCTTTcagagggaaaaaaggGCCCCCACTTAGTATTAGACCAGCACTCGGATAAGAACCTCTATATTTGCTAGATTCAACCCTGACGCTTGATCCTGGTTAGCATTTTTGCAGACGTTTGTTATAGGTGTACGTAGTGGGTGTAGTATGGACTGTTCAGAAGATGACGAAAGGTTGCGAACAACGTACAGAAGAGTGCGTTTTGACACTGTGGCTTCCACCACTGGAGATTTGCAGGGTCACTCTGCAAAATTCGGCAAGTCCGTCTCGTTTGATACAGTTCCCTCCGTTTTGGGATCCTCGAATTATGAGGGTAGTTTCCAAGGGGTCAGGTTACCGTCGCGGTTTGACGCCTGGGAGATGGATCAAATATCTGACAATGGTATCATATTCGATGACGTcgtttcaaaatttcacCATCTCTCGAACAACATGGATAAACTGTTCATCGTAACCCCGGAGGGGAAAGTGGTCAGAAGAGATTATCCCAGCACGCCAATGATCACTAACGATTCGATGATTCTAATGCAGGTCCACGATCAGTGGCGCAGTGATTGGGAAACAAAGCGGGAGAAATTGGTCACAAATTGGAACCGCATTCAAGAGAGACAAGGTATCTCACAGTACAAGACCCGCGGTGGTATCGGTACGGGGCTCAAGGCGAGGAAGCTAAGGCTGGTGAATTCGCAGCTCGAAAATGACTACATGCCAAGGACCGTGGTGTGCAATATCAGTGGTAGAAGGCACACATGGGTGGCCCTAGATTGGACACTAGATAGACTGGCCAAGAATGGTGATCATATCATTGTAGTGGCAAACCTCCCGAAACTAACAAAGACCAACACAACGCAAGCATATGACCTGTACCCTTGGGGGGATACAGGGTACTCGGCGGCAGACGTTTTCCCAGCATGTTTGAACATTTTAGAGTATTCCAAATTCCTACTTTCTAAAAGCAACAAGCACGTTAAAATTACTATCGAAGTCTCTGTTGGtaaaaccaaaaaaatcttGCTCGATGCAGTCAACTTATACCATCCAAATGCACTTGTAGTGGGGACGACAAAATGGGAAAGAACGGATACTTTGGTAGAAAAGAAATCCAATTGCTTGAAGGACAAGTTGTGTCTTTACTGCCCAATTCCAGTGTTTATTGTCCCCGCTAAAAGAATGTACGTATTTGAACATGAGCTCCAAATCAAATACTCTACAAGTAAGCCACTGCCTCGAACTACGCCATTGCCAAATTTTACTCTCAACTCTTCTGACTCCTTCAGCACAGGTCATTCAACTAAAGTAAATACCAGTTCTAAAATAGTTAGGGCAATCGACTCAAAGGGGAACGACGACGTAGATGATGCTGCCGTTGTGGACAAGCTATACTCTGTGGCAAGAAAATACAGGAGAGTGATGAGACAGCAGATCTCCGAGAACAAATTGGACAGATCACTTACAGCATCGAAAAGACACTTGCTGGATTTGGACATCATAATAGATACCTCTACTAAATGCTCCATTGAAATCGACACTCTACCGCAGACGGAACATGACGCCCCATACAATCAGAACGACGATCTTCTGAAGGGGTTTGgaaagttgaaaagagTTATAACAGGCGGGACTCCAGTGTACCGTTCAAACCCTAGACCTATGATAGATATGGTGGGGACGAGAGGGGATGCGGAGAGACGTTCCAAAACAAGGGTATCTCAAATCAAGTTTGCGCCTGCAGCAAAACAGAAAGACGGCTTAGGTGGGTTGGGGAGGAAAACCAAAGAAGTTGATACGAATAGcaggaagaagaagaagaaaaaaaggaaggaTAAAATCTCACAAAAGTTGGGTAGTACCAGCTCGAAAATGTCAGCCATTAGTGGGGGTCTGACGAGTACCACCTCTCATGAAACAACAGGTAGTAAGAGACTCTCTGTGTTTAAAAGTAACAAGACATTTTCAAGTAGAAGGggtagcagcagcagcgatAAATCAACAGCCAGTACAGAGAGTAGCACCAGGAAAAGCTTATCCAAATTATTCGGTTTTAAGTAAATAGTGCATTGCAAAAAAGGAACTTAATCATAAGGTTCCATTTCCATAGTTGCatatataattttttcATTCATTCACGTAGCATATCATGTTTAAGTTCACAATTGTTGCAGTCATTGGTTTACTCAGTGCTGCTTATAAGTAgagttttgttcaaagtgcaCCTACCGTTCTCTGCAATATAAACTGTTATGAGAGTTCCCTTTTTATAATTTTTATAAAGAGAAAATAGAAAAGTCAAAAGGGATAAGTCTTGACGGAGTTCAAAGGGGAGATGACTGAACTATTGTAAATAGTCCAACAGAGCAAAATACTATGAGCGGATATAAAATTCTTGGAAGAACATTTCAACCACAGACCTTAGCTATTGCAACTTTGCTAGGTGTGGGTTCAGTTgctgtatttttttcaaggaAATCTCCGTCAGCAGCTGGGACGCATGGTGAACAACCTTCGAAGTCTAAGGTTGCAGATAGTGACACCGATAttgatgttgaaaaacTACTGAAGAACATAATCAATGAAGATTCAACCGAAAAGAAGGTGTGAGTACGGAGGGGTGCAGTTTTCCGGAAAAATTATTATGCATTGTTATGTATGTAtgaatatatattctttATTTTAGGAATTTTCTTTCACAGTTTGCATTAAACCACCTTCAGTAAGCTCGAgatcaattctttgatGGAGTGACCTTTTCGTTAGGAGTTCTCTTAAAATGAATCCCGCAATATCTgcatcttcaaaataagATACATGAGATTTTATTGTTGCGATCATGTCCATTTCAAGCGCATTAGGAGTCATTGAATAGTCAATGCGCCCTGAATAATTTAGTTGTGTCATTAGATTTACTAAGTCCGACGGCAGTTGAACatgtttattttttttccttcccCTTTCTTTCTGGTCGGCAGAGGGGGAAGGCATCCCATCGAGAATATTATTTCCCACTTCCAAAACCTTCGAAGTTATTCCATCAAAGGCATTCAAATGAGGTATGTACGCCTGCTTATAATGTGACATTTCTGGGTCAACAAGGGGTTCCATCCTATATGCAACTGGATCACACTCATGGTATAAGTTGTACAAGTCGGTGCAGCTAGGATAAATTACCTTCCTTAAGGCTTTGGTAGCAGATGTTCTGGGGCCTATCTTGGTTCGTTGGACTAATTTCAATAGACCTACAGGGGACCcaatgcaaaaaaatttgtTGGTATCAAAATTTAAATGATACCTTTTGGAGTTGGACagaatatcaaacaagATAACGCTCCCCAGAGAGTGACCGATTAAATGAATTTCTCCGTTGAATTCGGTATTCCGTTCTTTGAATAACTCGTAAACAGTATTCAGTTGTTTCGTAACTTCGTTCAGTATCTGTTTCCGGTAGAATGGCTCTTCATAAAGAAGCACATCCACTGCAATGTCGCCTAGCATTCGGCGGAGCGGGAGAATACCGTTTACTGTTATATTCGAAAGGGTGGGTAAGTCAGGATCTTTAGTGTTCTTGTCTACTGGTTCCGTTTGAAACCCAATGGTATGTCTCCATGTTATGGGGAGGACCTGTACCTGGCAGTTTGTCTTCCAGTCGTCTGTGCAAGCATTTTTATTTATCGTTTGAAGATCTTCAGATTCTTGGTAAATTTTCTTTATGTTGGATCGCAGCAAGTTCACAGTATGGGAAAAGTTGACATATTCGTACTTCTTTCCCAAAGTTTGACCAATTCCATGGACACACAAAACCAAATGTTtcacttttctttttgtgGAATGGGTGGGCGAGTTGTTCTGATCAACATAATCAGAATCactctttctttttgatcGTTCCTCctctattttttttacttcaCTCTTATCCTCTGTAGTAGGAGCGGACCAGTAAGAGTGCAATAGATTAAAGAAGTCCCAATTTGCCCAGGATACGTTTGACTCctgatttctttttgatgTTCCGCTTTCAGGCATTTTACTCGATAGTTGTTCTTTATTCTTACTGGTTTCTCTCTGCGATCCATTCTTTGTTTTAGTACCGGTCTTATCTTGATCGGTCGAATTTAGCTCCTGCCTCACAATCCGAACACCATTTATCGTTAAGTACTGAGCTAGGCCGGACTTCAGATATTTCATATGCAAGGTTCCGCCGTCCAAATCTTTCAAGATATATGCTTCCTTTGCGCTGGTAAACATTACATACTTACCATCACTGAAAGGGCCGTGATCAAGCTTTTCCACGCTATCAATTTCATCAGTGTCCGAGGAAGCATCAATTTGTTTAGAGAGTCTTTCTATTTCAAGAGTAAATTTTTCAGGTAGCGGTGTCCCGTCGGAATAAAACCAAACGCCCCTTCTAACTTCGTAAGATGGACCTTCCCAATATACGGGTTTCAATTCCATCTTTTGTAAGTCCACTGCAAACAGTTCATCCTCACTTACTGCAACAGATGTGGGGATGTTGACTTTGTCTGTATTTTTCTGAGTGTATATCGTTTGTAACTTTATGGAGTCCTGCGTGGTGAACtttttgaactctttggGCAATGTATCTGGTTTGTACTTCTTTTCATGAGGTTTTGTCAACGGGACATCTGTGGCATAATACCAGTTTGTGGAAATAGTTCTCACAAACGCTATGACCCTTCGGGCTGTGGACGGTTTCGATATTGAGGTCAGCATTTTCCGTCCTCTTAGTCCAACCTACAAAAGAAACCCCCGGGGTCTTTAATGCAGAAGCAGGCGCTTCCTGTGTAGAGTCACCGCGCACATAATAAGATACGTTAACGTTACAGTATTTTTTAATGTAGGGATACATGCATTCCACATACTACCTTTATGTACAATTGTATATTTCACGAGATGCAGCAGACGAACTTAGCGGGAGGGTAATAAGCTACCTTTACGCAAGATCTACGTCCGAACCACCACGTAGCTTCGATTTTGCGCGCAAGTTGTAGTATTTGGATCGTGGTTCTTGCCCAGGTTCTTCATCCTTCTCGTTCGTGGCTGCCGTGGGATTCTTAGGTGGCGATCTCAGTCGCCTCTTTATAGGTGGTTCCTCCTGatccttttcttcagttttccttctcctcaAGTTCATTCTGGTTCCAACCGGTTGTATCACCACAGGCGATGACGAATGTCCCTCTGAATATGACGACGGACTAGCATGTGTACTGGTGGTGTCTACCGCAACCGACTCAGGGCTTGTTCCCGGTGACGAGGAGCTAGAAGTCTGGTAGTCGGAATCCACGTCCTTCCCTGAATAGTTCGTGTCGTTAAATTGGTCCTTCTGCTTCGAGATAGTCGCCTCAAACTCTCCCGATTCTTCTGACCCCTCCGACACCTCGGCCTCGCTTTCCTGTTGTAAGACAACGTCCAGATCTTTTTTAGCGTCATGGACCATTTCTAACAGTTCACCGAAATCATCTTTTTtgtacagtttctccaGATGCGACGTCCCCTGTGGCTTCTTGTCCGTGGCTTTCTGAGCATTTACCTCTGCGTTTATATTCACAGCGCTAGATTTCCTTAGATACCTGAGCCCTTCCGACTTGTGATTCTTCACTGGAGGTAAAGCCACGTCGTAGGGTAAGTACTCGTGACCGGGATCCAAATTTAAgtctttgaacttttgtAAAACCGCAGGATCCTGCTGTTCCGCTGACAGCAGCTGCTGGTTTTTCAATATGGCAAGAGGTTGGTTCCTATATGTAATTTGATGCTTTAGCCGGGTATG
The genomic region above belongs to Huiozyma naganishii CBS 8797 chromosome 2, complete genome and contains:
- the DDL1 gene encoding putative carboxylic ester hydrolase (similar to Saccharomyces cerevisiae YOR022C; ancestral locus Anc_5.604) → MLTSISKPSTARRVIAFVRTISTNWYYATDVPLTKPHEKKYKPDTLPKEFKKFTTQDSIKLQTIYTQKNTDKVNIPTSVAVSEDELFAVDLQKMELKPVYWEGPSYEVRRGVWFYSDGTPLPEKFTLEIERLSKQIDASSDTDEIDSVEKLDHGPFSDGKYVMFTSAKEAYILKDLDGGTLHMKYLKSGLAQYLTINGVRIVRQELNSTDQDKTGTKTKNGSQRETSKNKEQLSSKMPESGTSKRNQESNVSWANWDFFNLLHSYWSAPTTEDKSEVKKIEEERSKRKSDSDYVDQNNSPTHSTKRKVKHLVLCVHGIGQTLGKKYEYVNFSHTVNLLRSNIKKIYQESEDLQTINKNACTDDWKTNCQVQVLPITWRHTIGFQTEPVDKNTKDPDLPTLSNITVNGILPLRRMLGDIAVDVLLYEEPFYRKQILNEVTKQLNTVYELFKERNTEFNGEIHLIGHSLGSVILFDILSNSKRYHLNFDTNKFFCIGSPVGLLKLVQRTKIGPRTSATKALRKVIYPSCTDLYNLYHECDPVAYRMEPLVDPEMSHYKQAYIPHLNAFDGITSKVLEVGNNILDGMPSPSADQKERGRKKNKHVQLPSDLVNLMTQLNYSGRIDYSMTPNALEMDMIATIKSHVSYFEDADIAGFILRELLTKRSLHQRIDLELTEGGLMQTVKENS
- the MCO10 gene encoding Mco10p (similar to Saccharomyces cerevisiae YOR020W-A; ancestral locus Anc_5.606) produces the protein MSGYKILGRTFQPQTLAIATLLGVGSVAVFFSRKSPSAAGTHGEQPSKSKVADSDTDIDVEKLLKNIINEDSTEKKV
- the HST3 gene encoding NAD-dependent histone deacetylase HST3 (similar to Saccharomyces cerevisiae HST3 (YOR025W); ancestral locus Anc_5.612), producing the protein MTTSIQLLTGDQRSSSFDETDLTINQVRRVTVENGRIPCKLVRAQSVVGAKPRRKREDFITEKLIHISELDEDNVLLQNINKSLSRSKRIIVLTGAGISCNAGIPDFRSANGLYKQVKSEYPKINISSGQEMFDISLFRDEMKISVWATFMEKLYSSVQTARPTKTHRFIAHLKNRNKMLRCYTQNIDGLENNLGLELSSKGQTKTYLNELETNSLHNIHQQLQEKEQEKKEGFNATWKNFDVVQLHGDLNTLNCTKCFHIVQWSRSYARSFRRGELPSCPNCAEINMKRSQQGKRVVDTVGLLRPNIVLYGENHPSGEIISQGLNFDICKGKPDFFIIMGTSLKVDGVKKLVKQISKQVHEKGGLVVLVNKTSIGDSSWHGIIDYQIWEDCDSWVDFLEDEIPDFFKAQRQVERQRQLKREASELRKSKAEETKRTKESESFNTPPTTPVREELMLEEKDGGEKDMKGGVLNDIKRKLIATGDDFRECKRAKNISTL
- the SNF1 gene encoding AMP-activated serine/threonine-protein kinase catalytic subunit SNF1 (similar to Saccharomyces cerevisiae SNF1 (YDR477W); ancestral locus Anc_5.611) is translated as MDNQSDASSKHHHHHHHHHHHSGGSSHSSSGQRPRLSDGSRIGNYQIVKTLGEGSFGKVKLAYHITTNQKVALKIINKKVLAKSDMQGRIEREISYLRLLRHPHIIKLYDVIKSKDEIIIVIEFASNELFDYIIQRDKMSEQEARRFFQQIISAVEYCHRHKIVHRDLKPENLLLDEDLNVKIADFGLSNIMTDGNFLKTSCGSPNYAAPEVISGKLYAGPEVDVWSCGVILYVMLCRRLPFDDESIPVLFKNISNGVYILPKFLSLGAANLIKKMLIVNPLNRISISEIFKDEWFQVDLPDHLIPDYLKGGNGDDFEGKGNDAMEDNQPEEIDDDLVNALSRTMGYDKEEIYESLESNEDNSNLNEIRDAYMLMKENKSLLENLNKGNDESANNGDALDTFLAQAPPSYQKKQASGTAVETADGQQALQQETPISSAPPQDRHEKKRHASSTTRHRTYHQAPFMDQSKEEDSTISILPTSLPQIHRANMLAQGFPAASKISPLVNKKSKTRWHFGIRSHSYPLDVMGEIYIALKNLGAEWAKPSEEDLWTIRVRWKYDVEQNRTNNEKIPDLMKMVIQLFQIETNNYLVDFKFDGWESSYGEATRHSTISDDEMSTFSAYPFLHLTTKLIMELAVNSQNA
- the KNAG0B03240 gene encoding uncharacterized protein (similar to Saccharomyces cerevisiae JIP4 (YDR475C) and YOR019W; ancestral locus Anc_5.609) — its product is MDCSEDDERLRTTYRRVRFDTVASTTGDLQGHSAKFGKSVSFDTVPSVLGSSNYEGSFQGVRLPSRFDAWEMDQISDNGIIFDDVVSKFHHLSNNMDKLFIVTPEGKVVRRDYPSTPMITNDSMILMQVHDQWRSDWETKREKLVTNWNRIQERQGISQYKTRGGIGTGLKARKLRLVNSQLENDYMPRTVVCNISGRRHTWVALDWTLDRLAKNGDHIIVVANLPKLTKTNTTQAYDLYPWGDTGYSAADVFPACLNILEYSKFLLSKSNKHVKITIEVSVGKTKKILLDAVNLYHPNALVVGTTKWERTDTLVEKKSNCLKDKLCLYCPIPVFIVPAKRMYVFEHELQIKYSTSKPLPRTTPLPNFTLNSSDSFSTGHSTKVNTSSKIVRAIDSKGNDDVDDAAVVDKLYSVARKYRRVMRQQISENKLDRSLTASKRHLLDLDIIIDTSTKCSIEIDTLPQTEHDAPYNQNDDLLKGFGKLKRVITGGTPVYRSNPRPMIDMVGTRGDAERRSKTRVSQIKFAPAAKQKDGLGGLGRKTKEVDTNSRKKKKKKRKDKISQKLGSTSSKMSAISGGLTSTTSHETTGSKRLSVFKSNKTFSSRRGSSSSDKSTASTESSTRKSLSKLFGFK